From Tripterygium wilfordii isolate XIE 37 chromosome 16, ASM1340144v1, whole genome shotgun sequence, one genomic window encodes:
- the LOC119980993 gene encoding uncharacterized protein LOC119980993, with the protein MLETSVWTIILRSLPGHGMALSVRGYTCCASGQVDDIFLCQNQISQIISCITPSRREGNVIIGFDVLPNLRLSKTRVFDNIARIDSELVSTAVGHVLLCSMD; encoded by the exons ATGTTGGAGACAAGTGTTTGGACGATAATCCTTCGATCCTTACCAG GACATGGGATGGCTCTAAGTGTCAGAGGCTACACCTGTTGTGCCAGTGGGCAGGTTGATGATATCTTCTTGTGTCAGAATCAAATCAGCCAGATCATTTCCTGCATCACTCCAA GTCGAAGAGAAGGTAATGTCATCATCGGCTTCGATGTTCTTCCGAATCTTCGACTGTCGAAGACACGTGTCTTCGACAACATTGCTCGGATCGATTCTGAATTGGTCTCTACTGCTGTTGGGCACGTGTTATTATGTAGCATGGATTGA